One genomic region from Terasakiella sp. SH-1 encodes:
- a CDS encoding ATP-binding protein encodes MIFSIRQKYIFAIIASIIIPLALWLLLASWLHENMQKEVSTSENNLLSRQTALFAKDLEKITNDTRYLAHSLELINFIINRHPSDQTLLSERYKRLLQINKNYLQIRVTDLNGREILRLNNKDQIEIVPQEGLQDKSQRYYVKEAQKLTENQVFLSQLDLNVEFGQIVEPIQPIFRVATPIYKQDLKIGYLIINHDASGLLNLPSSEIETHAKRYIVTADGYSLSSPNADNNWGFMFDKEVGFKWQHPTIWQKVLAGQTDIIKEKGKDQKWVYRKIQSSRFSPSNSSKSLSDIYIISCIDHSFAGTQGHHHIHRELVISGFTAVAVTFGLLLFIFQTNKSHARLEKSKKQAEENEKRLRIALDHFPGAMVLTGPDLKIIFSSDAFPALYHAPKEYLQPGAYYPSFLRYLAERGDYGEGNIDELVQTRVNSLKNPSNKTFEDHRPDGQIFQVTRNLTLDGNTVTLVSDITELKEAHQRTLTEKTAAEQANKAKSEFLASMSHELRTPMTGVIGFSDMLLEADLSNDNKELVNSIKGSTNSLLRIINDILDMSKLEAGKMEVEHIDFHLEDLIDDVASMFKKAHPAGKEVPTFIEYEDGFPREIRSDPTRIRQILVNLIGNAHKFTHEGQVKLTCQSLTDTGTNPYLKFTITDTGIGIHEKTIANLFNQFTQADASISRKYEGTGLGLVICKKLTELLGGEIGVTSIEGTGSTFWFTLPYHPVQQAIGRKEKEIRASSYHAVRPLKILVAEDNLVNQKIMQNFLSAYGHHLEIANNGKEAVELHHSDHFDIILMDVRMPEMDGPQATEEIRKKNTEIPIIAVTADAIKEHIDSYLQAGMDAYVSKPLNWTTLVTTINEVLGEDIHILKEEADKSA; translated from the coding sequence ATGATTTTTTCAATAAGACAAAAATATATATTTGCGATTATTGCATCCATCATCATCCCATTGGCCCTATGGCTTTTGCTTGCAAGTTGGCTGCATGAAAACATGCAAAAAGAAGTGAGCACATCGGAAAACAACTTATTAAGCCGACAAACTGCACTTTTTGCAAAAGACCTTGAAAAAATCACCAATGACACCCGCTACCTGGCCCATTCACTGGAACTAATCAATTTCATTATCAACCGTCACCCCAGTGACCAGACACTCTTGTCTGAAAGATATAAAAGGCTGTTGCAGATCAATAAGAATTATCTGCAAATTCGCGTCACAGACCTGAATGGCCGTGAAATTTTGCGCCTGAATAACAAAGATCAGATTGAAATCGTTCCCCAAGAGGGTCTACAGGATAAATCCCAACGATATTATGTCAAAGAGGCACAAAAACTTACTGAGAATCAGGTTTTCCTCAGCCAGCTGGACCTGAACGTTGAATTTGGGCAAATCGTCGAACCGATCCAGCCTATTTTTCGTGTGGCCACCCCCATTTACAAGCAGGACCTGAAAATTGGCTATCTCATCATCAACCATGATGCATCTGGCTTGCTGAACCTTCCTTCCTCAGAAATAGAAACCCATGCCAAGCGTTATATTGTCACTGCAGATGGGTATAGCCTGTCCAGCCCTAATGCAGACAATAACTGGGGCTTTATGTTTGATAAAGAAGTCGGTTTCAAATGGCAGCACCCCACGATATGGCAAAAAGTTCTGGCAGGCCAAACCGATATCATTAAGGAGAAAGGAAAGGATCAGAAATGGGTTTATCGCAAAATTCAGTCTTCCCGCTTTTCCCCCTCAAACAGTTCCAAATCCCTTTCTGATATCTACATCATATCCTGTATTGATCACTCTTTTGCGGGGACGCAGGGCCATCATCACATTCACCGGGAACTTGTCATTTCAGGCTTCACTGCCGTTGCTGTTACATTTGGATTGCTTCTTTTCATTTTTCAAACAAACAAGTCCCATGCACGACTGGAAAAATCAAAAAAGCAGGCCGAAGAAAATGAGAAACGTCTACGTATTGCCTTAGACCATTTCCCCGGTGCCATGGTTCTCACAGGTCCTGACCTAAAGATTATTTTCAGCAGTGATGCCTTCCCCGCCCTTTATCATGCCCCCAAAGAATATTTGCAGCCTGGTGCCTATTACCCCAGCTTCCTGCGTTATCTGGCAGAACGGGGCGATTATGGTGAAGGGAACATTGATGAATTGGTACAAACACGGGTGAATTCTCTTAAGAATCCCAGCAATAAAACTTTCGAAGACCATCGACCCGACGGCCAAATCTTTCAGGTCACACGTAACCTGACACTGGATGGCAATACCGTAACCTTAGTCAGTGATATTACGGAATTAAAAGAAGCCCATCAGCGGACCCTGACAGAAAAAACCGCTGCTGAACAAGCAAACAAGGCCAAATCAGAATTCCTCGCCTCCATGAGCCACGAACTACGCACCCCCATGACCGGCGTTATCGGGTTTTCTGATATGCTGTTGGAAGCAGACCTTTCAAATGACAATAAGGAATTGGTCAACAGTATTAAAGGGTCGACGAACTCCCTGCTCAGGATCATCAATGATATTCTTGATATGTCCAAACTTGAAGCCGGCAAAATGGAAGTCGAACATATTGATTTTCATTTAGAGGATTTGATTGATGATGTGGCCTCTATGTTCAAAAAGGCTCATCCTGCAGGTAAAGAGGTGCCAACATTTATTGAATATGAAGACGGTTTCCCCCGTGAAATCCGTTCAGATCCAACACGCATTCGCCAAATTCTTGTCAACCTGATCGGCAATGCCCATAAATTCACCCACGAAGGTCAGGTGAAACTGACATGCCAGTCCCTGACTGATACAGGCACCAATCCGTATCTCAAATTCACCATTACCGATACCGGCATTGGTATCCATGAAAAGACCATTGCCAACCTGTTTAATCAATTTACACAAGCTGATGCTTCTATTTCACGCAAATATGAAGGGACAGGACTTGGCCTAGTGATCTGTAAGAAGCTGACCGAACTTCTCGGTGGTGAAATTGGTGTCACCAGCATTGAAGGGACAGGCAGTACATTCTGGTTTACCCTGCCCTACCACCCTGTCCAACAAGCGATTGGCCGCAAAGAAAAAGAGATCCGTGCCAGCAGTTACCACGCCGTGCGCCCTCTAAAGATTCTCGTTGCAGAAGATAATCTGGTTAATCAGAAAATCATGCAAAACTTCCTGTCTGCATATGGGCATCATCTTGAAATTGCCAATAATGGAAAAGAAGCCGTTGAACTTCATCACAGCGATCATTTTGATATTATTTTAATGGATGTACGAATGCCTGAGATGGATGGACCACAGGCGACAGAAGAAATTCGCAAAAAAAATACAGAAATCCCCATCATCGCGGTTACAGCGGATGCGATTAAGGAACATATCGACAGTTATTTACAAGCAGGCATGGATGCTTATGTCTCCAAGCCCCTTAACTGGACAACCCTTGTCACAACAATCAACGAAGTTCTCGGGGAAGACATCCATATTCTCAAAGAAGAAGCTGATAAAAGTGCTTAA
- a CDS encoding PAS domain S-box protein, whose protein sequence is MKQDKNLAWQLMPVQLLAAIVFAGAVFFLFPYLSQKNAEDQAISTAGQLAHQVKTLRAYYTNNVVSKVMRGDNNITVSADHMGKDNVIPLPASMVNDLGDLSKGEQFNLSFYSPYPFWKNKRPAMDAFNQNAWAALNQNPGEPYAETVMQDGQHIIRVAIADTMASKACVECHNTHPESPKTDWKMGDVRGVVEVSANISQAIIQSQLQGLYLALAMVAVFGGIILISFRKTLAQVDQWSSDLQVREEDLEKAQAIAKVGSWKYERTANQIHWSDEIYRLIGVNKQMVLPSYATYKEAIHPEDLDFVRGQYLKSLSGGYVYDLEYRIVRQDDQQVIWVHEKCEHIFNEAGDNIFSSGTIQDITERVHAKKALIDSAQRSRTIVDMALDGIITINAKGIIISANNAAEQLFGYSQQELVGQNISLIVPAPYKDSHDDYIQRYLETKEANVVGRARDVFAQRRDGTPFPVRLAVSEVMLDDDLHFVGIISDRSAQKAAEEHVRSLLADTEVVSQIQALSLTSKSLKDILNEALELILKRDMLDLLGMGAVFLYEEDSDELVMVAERDLHPAVKAQCSQLALGSCLCGKAAQTGQAIFKSYIDEDHTNISVENMFPHGHACIPLKYEEKLLGVLNLYLPDGVEMSEKEELLIRNVAATLAGLIQRKKTEQKHLIAKEKAELSSRVKSEFLASMSHELRTPMTGVIGFADLLLEDDLNEESKDKVHRIKSSTNALLRVVNDILDMSKLEAGKMEVEDIDFHLRSLVEDVHSMFALKRRKDTAVTSRIEFSEDFPDALHSDPTRIRQVLLNLLGNAFKFTHEGEILLRAELSQSLQGEPVVKFSVRDTGIGMDDETLDRLFHNFTQADASISRKYEGTGLGLAISKRLVELMGGNIGVDSTVGEGSTFWFTIPYEEVQTEVKPEKQEVQASKYKAVRHLNVLLAEDNRVNQLIIQKFLAAYGHTVTIAQNGLEVLDLLVQNEAGFDLILMDVRMPEMDGTEATRHIRAQSTAQADIPIIAVTADAVKENIDGYFEAGVNGYVSKPLNWLELITTMDKVLGEEVHIPKE, encoded by the coding sequence ATGAAGCAAGACAAAAACTTGGCGTGGCAATTGATGCCTGTGCAATTGTTGGCCGCAATTGTTTTTGCTGGGGCTGTTTTCTTTCTTTTTCCCTATCTTTCGCAAAAAAATGCTGAAGATCAGGCGATTAGCACCGCAGGCCAGCTGGCCCATCAGGTGAAGACATTACGCGCATATTATACCAATAATGTCGTAAGCAAGGTCATGCGCGGTGATAATAATATCACTGTCAGTGCTGATCATATGGGGAAAGATAATGTTATTCCCTTGCCTGCTAGTATGGTGAATGATCTGGGCGACCTTTCTAAGGGGGAACAGTTTAACCTGAGCTTTTACAGCCCATATCCTTTCTGGAAAAATAAACGCCCCGCGATGGATGCGTTTAACCAAAATGCATGGGCTGCGCTGAACCAGAACCCCGGGGAACCTTATGCAGAAACGGTGATGCAGGATGGGCAGCATATCATCCGTGTGGCGATTGCAGATACAATGGCGAGCAAGGCATGTGTGGAATGCCATAATACCCATCCTGAAAGCCCTAAAACAGACTGGAAAATGGGGGATGTTCGCGGGGTTGTTGAGGTCTCTGCCAATATTTCACAAGCCATTATTCAAAGTCAGTTACAAGGGCTTTATCTTGCCCTGGCAATGGTCGCGGTTTTTGGTGGCATTATTCTGATCTCTTTTCGAAAAACACTGGCGCAAGTGGATCAATGGTCCAGCGATTTGCAAGTGCGTGAAGAGGATTTGGAAAAAGCTCAGGCGATTGCCAAGGTTGGCAGCTGGAAATATGAACGCACAGCCAATCAAATTCATTGGTCCGATGAAATATATCGTTTGATCGGTGTGAATAAACAAATGGTTCTGCCCTCTTATGCGACCTATAAAGAAGCCATTCACCCTGAGGATCTTGACTTTGTGCGCGGCCAATATCTGAAATCCCTGTCTGGGGGGTATGTCTATGATCTGGAATACCGCATTGTCAGACAGGATGACCAGCAAGTCATCTGGGTCCACGAAAAATGTGAACATATCTTCAACGAGGCGGGCGACAATATTTTCTCAAGTGGTACGATTCAGGATATTACGGAACGGGTCCATGCCAAAAAGGCCCTGATTGATAGTGCTCAGCGATCGCGCACAATTGTTGATATGGCCCTGGATGGGATCATTACGATTAATGCCAAAGGTATTATTATTTCGGCCAACAATGCTGCAGAACAGTTGTTTGGCTACTCCCAGCAAGAACTTGTCGGACAGAATATTTCCCTGATTGTTCCTGCGCCCTATAAAGACAGCCATGATGATTATATTCAGCGCTATCTGGAAACAAAGGAAGCCAATGTCGTTGGCCGTGCACGGGATGTTTTTGCCCAACGGCGCGATGGAACGCCGTTCCCTGTGCGTTTGGCCGTTAGTGAGGTCATGCTGGATGACGACTTGCATTTTGTTGGTATTATCTCAGACCGTTCTGCTCAGAAAGCGGCGGAAGAGCATGTGCGCTCCTTGTTGGCAGACACCGAGGTTGTGTCACAAATTCAGGCATTGTCTCTGACTTCAAAAAGTTTAAAAGACATTTTGAATGAAGCGCTAGAGCTGATTTTGAAGCGTGATATGCTGGATTTACTCGGCATGGGGGCTGTTTTCCTCTACGAAGAAGACAGTGACGAGCTGGTTATGGTTGCTGAACGTGATTTGCACCCGGCCGTAAAGGCGCAGTGCTCACAGCTCGCTCTGGGGAGTTGTTTATGTGGTAAGGCAGCTCAAACAGGTCAGGCGATTTTTAAAAGCTATATTGATGAAGACCATACCAATATCAGTGTGGAAAATATGTTTCCTCACGGGCATGCCTGTATACCACTGAAATATGAAGAGAAACTTCTGGGGGTTTTGAACCTTTATCTCCCCGATGGGGTGGAAATGAGCGAGAAGGAAGAACTCCTCATTCGAAATGTGGCTGCAACACTGGCGGGGTTGATCCAGCGTAAAAAGACAGAACAAAAGCATCTGATCGCTAAAGAAAAGGCAGAATTATCCAGCCGGGTGAAATCTGAATTCCTGGCGTCTATGAGCCACGAATTGCGTACCCCGATGACAGGGGTTATCGGTTTTGCTGACCTCCTTCTGGAAGATGATCTGAACGAGGAAAGCAAGGATAAGGTTCACCGCATTAAAAGTTCCACCAATGCTTTGTTGCGTGTGGTGAATGATATTTTGGATATGTCCAAGCTGGAAGCCGGAAAAATGGAGGTTGAGGATATCGACTTCCATCTGCGGAGTCTGGTTGAAGATGTCCATTCCATGTTTGCTCTAAAACGTCGCAAGGATACGGCCGTAACCAGCCGAATTGAATTTTCAGAAGATTTTCCGGATGCGCTTCATTCTGATCCGACACGGATCAGGCAGGTTTTACTGAACCTGTTAGGAAATGCGTTTAAATTTACCCATGAGGGCGAGATTCTTTTACGTGCGGAATTAAGCCAAAGCCTGCAGGGGGAACCGGTTGTCAAATTCTCTGTACGCGATACGGGGATCGGGATGGATGATGAGACGCTGGATCGTCTTTTCCATAACTTTACGCAGGCTGATGCCTCTATTTCACGTAAATATGAAGGCACAGGTCTGGGGCTTGCCATCAGTAAGCGACTGGTTGAATTGATGGGTGGAAATATCGGTGTTGACAGTACAGTCGGGGAAGGTAGTACCTTCTGGTTCACAATCCCTTATGAAGAAGTTCAGACTGAGGTTAAACCGGAAAAACAGGAAGTGCAGGCCAGTAAATACAAGGCTGTGCGTCATTTAAATGTTCTGTTGGCCGAAGATAACCGGGTGAACCAGCTGATCATTCAGAAGTTTTTAGCGGCTTATGGCCATACAGTGACCATCGCCCAAAATGGGTTGGAGGTCTTGGACTTGCTTGTTCAAAATGAAGCGGGTTTTGACCTTATTTTGATGGATGTGCGCATGCCGGAAATGGACGGAACAGAAGCGACCCGCCATATCCGTGCTCAATCCACCGCCCAAGCCGATATTCCGATCATTGCTGTGACTGCAGATGCGGTAAAGGAAAATATTGACGGGTATTTTGAGGCTGGTGTGAATGGCTATGTCTCCAAACCACTCAACTGGCTGGAACTGATCACCACGATGGATAAAGTCCTGGGTGAAGAGGTTCATATCCCTAAGGAATGA
- a CDS encoding site-specific integrase, which produces MPKVKLTALAVEKIQVPEKGQVDYFDASMPAFGVRVSYAGSRTFFVMTRLLGKQIRLSLGKAQCGRIENGLSLKDARAKAGEWVELAQQGIDPRKLRNDEKKRNETTFQNTFSVVADRFMRQYVKPRLAVKTQKGYDGVLFGQDLDGWKNIPVATISRADVRERLEYIVERGCPTLANNTLAYLRKFFNWCVDQELIEHSPVDRLKAPAPKVVGDRVLSEDEIKVVWQAFENEGLVFGDLFKLLLLTGQRRSEVIEMTIDECRGLNTLEPIWEIPAHRTKNKRPQIVYLSHMAAEIVRNRPIFGEKGFLFTTNGATPVSGISKAKKRIDEDIESICKKKEIPVIPHWRIHDLRRSMVTIMNEQLSIPPHVVEACVNHISSGAKTGVAGVYNKALYLKERRKAFDAWGTFVQELLNEKQSVLV; this is translated from the coding sequence ATGCCTAAAGTAAAATTAACGGCTCTTGCCGTTGAGAAAATCCAAGTCCCGGAAAAGGGGCAGGTGGATTATTTTGATGCCTCCATGCCAGCTTTTGGTGTTCGTGTTTCATATGCGGGATCAAGAACCTTTTTTGTTATGACGAGATTGTTAGGAAAACAAATTCGTCTGTCATTGGGCAAGGCTCAGTGTGGCAGGATTGAAAACGGTCTTTCTCTTAAAGATGCTAGGGCAAAAGCCGGAGAATGGGTGGAGCTAGCCCAGCAGGGTATTGATCCTCGAAAATTACGTAATGACGAGAAGAAAAGAAACGAGACCACTTTTCAAAATACATTCTCGGTCGTCGCAGATCGCTTCATGCGCCAGTATGTGAAACCTCGTTTGGCAGTGAAAACCCAGAAGGGGTATGACGGTGTGTTGTTCGGGCAAGACTTGGATGGATGGAAAAATATCCCTGTTGCAACGATCAGTCGGGCCGATGTACGTGAGCGATTGGAATATATCGTGGAAAGAGGCTGTCCGACTTTAGCGAATAATACGCTCGCCTATTTGCGAAAATTTTTTAACTGGTGTGTTGATCAGGAACTTATTGAACATTCACCTGTAGACCGCCTCAAAGCACCAGCGCCGAAAGTTGTCGGTGATAGAGTATTGTCTGAAGATGAAATCAAGGTCGTTTGGCAAGCTTTTGAGAATGAAGGATTGGTTTTTGGTGATTTGTTCAAATTGCTGCTACTGACAGGTCAAAGGCGTTCAGAAGTTATTGAAATGACGATTGATGAATGTCGAGGCTTGAATACTCTGGAACCCATTTGGGAAATTCCAGCGCATCGCACAAAAAACAAAAGACCTCAAATTGTCTACCTTTCGCATATGGCTGCTGAGATTGTTCGTAATCGCCCTATATTTGGTGAGAAAGGCTTTTTGTTTACGACCAATGGGGCAACGCCTGTATCGGGTATCAGCAAGGCCAAGAAACGGATTGATGAAGATATCGAGAGTATTTGTAAGAAAAAAGAAATACCCGTAATCCCGCATTGGAGGATACATGACTTACGCCGTTCTATGGTTACAATTATGAACGAGCAGTTGTCTATTCCCCCTCATGTCGTTGAGGCGTGTGTGAACCATATTTCCAGCGGTGCCAAAACAGGCGTGGCAGGTGTTTACAATAAGGCTCTGTACCTGAAAGAACGCAGAAAAGCTTTTGATGCCTGGGGGACGTTTGTTCAAGAGCTACTTAATGAGAAACAATCTGTCTTAGTGTAA
- a CDS encoding DUF87 domain-containing protein translates to MGRSYLATIIKNIASDFLFFSNDDLDEERKKHMHLLGATGAGKSCAIEYFLDDNIRKKQGFLLIEPHGELSGRVIANKRFLKAYPKLLLLDFDQSPPAFNFFALPLPEKNPQQFINGLASDITSAFATNMQPSMTEAQFIMLRNLFIAGFYMKQATFLDILDLLSDNAAQKAQALLPSLPTPPLQNYFQQDFLAGDAKRTRQTLRGRLNSFVIPRQMYESLCAKTCDIDFRSVLAEGKHVILKATTTTLGTFEAVTVGNLIHSIFAKYVFERLKCAEQPKPFFVYFDEAQYYMNETVERCLTGARKTGVSYTLAHHELGQVGMSASAQRTIINNTNVKIYGSLKWKDMKEAADILGLDDRCRLSKLKPGHFFIKAGRKESFYKHFPARFSIKKAGFGRGWFINAYAKSHETKNMLKRIMKKPSPPMYEKTVDRPLPPKTKPFNFNPHGNMPFSS, encoded by the coding sequence TTGGGACGTAGTTACCTTGCAACGATCATCAAAAATATTGCTTCTGATTTTCTTTTTTTCTCAAACGATGACCTTGATGAAGAACGCAAGAAACATATGCACTTGTTGGGGGCAACGGGAGCCGGGAAGTCATGTGCAATTGAATATTTCCTTGATGATAATATTCGAAAAAAACAAGGTTTTCTTTTGATTGAACCACATGGGGAACTCTCTGGCAGGGTGATTGCCAATAAACGTTTTCTCAAAGCATATCCAAAGCTTCTTCTGCTGGATTTTGACCAATCCCCACCAGCCTTCAATTTTTTTGCCCTACCTCTGCCTGAGAAAAATCCACAACAATTTATCAATGGGCTGGCAAGTGATATCACCAGCGCGTTTGCAACCAACATGCAGCCTTCAATGACGGAGGCTCAATTCATTATGCTGCGAAACCTGTTTATTGCCGGATTTTATATGAAGCAAGCAACCTTCTTGGATATTCTGGACTTACTTTCTGACAATGCAGCCCAAAAAGCTCAAGCCCTGTTACCCAGCTTACCGACACCACCATTGCAGAACTATTTTCAACAAGATTTTTTGGCGGGAGATGCCAAACGAACTCGTCAGACTTTACGAGGAAGATTGAACAGCTTTGTTATCCCCCGGCAAATGTATGAAAGTTTGTGCGCAAAGACCTGTGATATTGATTTTCGATCTGTTCTGGCAGAGGGAAAACATGTCATTCTCAAGGCTACGACCACTACATTGGGGACGTTTGAGGCGGTTACGGTTGGGAACCTCATTCACAGTATTTTTGCGAAATATGTCTTTGAGCGATTGAAATGTGCCGAACAGCCCAAACCCTTCTTCGTTTATTTTGATGAAGCTCAGTATTACATGAACGAAACCGTTGAGCGTTGCCTGACAGGTGCCAGAAAGACAGGGGTGAGCTATACGCTTGCTCATCATGAATTGGGGCAAGTAGGCATGTCCGCTTCTGCGCAACGCACGATCATCAATAATACGAATGTCAAAATATATGGTTCCCTCAAATGGAAAGACATGAAGGAAGCAGCCGATATTTTAGGACTGGATGATAGGTGCCGGCTTTCAAAACTGAAGCCAGGTCATTTCTTTATTAAGGCTGGAAGAAAAGAGAGTTTCTATAAACATTTTCCTGCACGATTTTCGATCAAGAAAGCAGGGTTCGGACGGGGCTGGTTTATCAACGCTTATGCGAAGTCACATGAAACGAAAAACATGCTGAAACGTATCATGAAAAAACCGTCTCCTCCCATGTATGAAAAGACAGTAGATCGTCCACTGCCACCAAAAACTAAACCATTTAACTTTAATCCTCATGGGAACATGCCTTTCTCATCGTGA
- a CDS encoding type II toxin-antitoxin system RelE/ParE family toxin, producing MRVLWLEGAESDLKSIYEYIAAENPSAAVFVVQTIYEKGSNLEQFPEMGKVGKVEGTRELIIADLPYMIPYRIMGETVEILRVLHTSRKFPNI from the coding sequence ATGCGTGTATTATGGTTAGAAGGCGCAGAGAGCGACCTTAAGAGCATTTATGAATATATTGCCGCTGAAAATCCTTCAGCGGCTGTTTTCGTTGTGCAAACAATTTATGAAAAGGGCAGTAACCTTGAACAGTTCCCAGAAATGGGAAAGGTTGGAAAAGTTGAGGGCACAAGGGAACTTATTATTGCCGATCTACCTTATATGATCCCGTATCGCATTATGGGAGAAACAGTTGAAATCTTGCGTGTTCTCCATACCTCACGAAAATTCCCCAATATTTAA
- a CDS encoding AlpA family phage regulatory protein, with the protein MSKFKNRLVSKKELRTICGIPYTPQHIARLEAAGHFPKRVRLGANRVAWVLSEIDEWIMQRLNARDASNDLNASF; encoded by the coding sequence ATGTCAAAGTTTAAAAACAGGCTCGTATCAAAGAAGGAGTTGAGAACTATTTGCGGTATTCCATACACGCCTCAACACATTGCACGGCTCGAAGCAGCAGGTCATTTTCCCAAAAGGGTTCGACTAGGCGCAAATCGGGTTGCGTGGGTGCTGTCAGAGATTGATGAATGGATTATGCAACGCCTCAACGCTCGTGATGCGTCCAATGACTTGAACGCTTCCTTCTGA
- a CDS encoding tetratricopeptide repeat protein — MKVLILLISFLFTLPSYAQSVEGAKALYEFGQTEEALEMLNGLIEAKNTEAMIVMGQLHFNDDFSHHNKSKGCDWFLKAAEAGNPEGYTQLGVCFAGGEGRKKDTSEAIKLLEIGHSKGGKLHKDILGYLYSKEERFEEALPLIQPYARAGNPIAMDHLGDMYRLGKAVVKDAKIACDWYEKSALKKFERSMHKYGNCLYFGKGREENVFEGKLYYVKAAELGYTESQAFIKMFNEKGEPHLQEALKLYKDKNYTEAFSKFIHLAKIGNKKAMFYTGIFLKDGLGRTANGKAACAWFKYSYEFGHKPAKPYLDECL; from the coding sequence ATGAAAGTTCTCATTCTTCTTATTTCATTCCTTTTTACTCTTCCCTCTTATGCTCAGAGTGTTGAAGGAGCTAAAGCTTTGTATGAATTTGGGCAAACTGAAGAAGCACTTGAAATGTTGAATGGGCTAATTGAGGCCAAGAATACAGAAGCCATGATTGTTATGGGACAACTGCATTTCAATGATGATTTTTCTCATCATAACAAAAGCAAAGGGTGTGATTGGTTTCTAAAAGCCGCTGAAGCAGGTAACCCCGAAGGTTATACACAATTAGGTGTTTGTTTTGCTGGAGGAGAGGGCCGAAAAAAAGATACCTCAGAAGCAATCAAACTGCTTGAAATTGGGCATTCTAAAGGCGGAAAACTCCATAAAGACATACTAGGCTACCTATACTCAAAAGAAGAACGCTTTGAAGAAGCTTTACCCCTAATACAACCTTATGCCAGAGCAGGAAATCCTATTGCTATGGATCACTTGGGTGATATGTATCGTCTAGGAAAAGCGGTTGTAAAAGATGCAAAAATTGCGTGTGATTGGTATGAAAAATCCGCTTTAAAAAAATTTGAACGTAGCATGCATAAGTATGGCAATTGCCTTTATTTCGGAAAAGGACGAGAGGAAAATGTTTTTGAAGGAAAACTCTATTACGTGAAAGCAGCAGAATTGGGGTATACAGAATCTCAGGCTTTTATAAAAATGTTCAATGAAAAGGGAGAGCCTCATCTTCAAGAAGCTCTCAAGCTATATAAAGACAAAAACTATACGGAAGCTTTCTCGAAATTTATCCATCTGGCAAAGATTGGAAATAAAAAAGCCATGTTTTATACAGGCATATTTTTGAAAGACGGTTTAGGGCGTACAGCAAATGGAAAGGCCGCCTGCGCTTGGTTCAAATACTCCTACGAATTTGGACACAAGCCTGCAAAACCATATTTAGACGAATGCCTTTAA
- a CDS encoding tyrosine-type recombinase/integrase, with protein sequence MFFKKLLSPFVKSKKPYVPWNKGISVGSKKPIEFDEANQIMTNLERMRKWRDLALFSCGFDTMLRGIDLLSLKVSDVQNIHGEIKNNLTVRQHKTGNGVLVCLTEHTQRVLKKWIKLANLRDTDYLFFSERGTPDKPITTDHLRRLVKGWVKVIGLDPKEYSSHSLRRSKVNILDTGEISEVTEIRDLLGHKHLSSTQHYLKKNLHKALEAARQIELGKELETTPDIVAIRKALQILSSACLGNVRRSEKILPTQLKTLVDFP encoded by the coding sequence ATGTTTTTCAAAAAGCTGTTATCGCCGTTTGTTAAGTCTAAAAAACCATACGTACCCTGGAATAAGGGCATTTCGGTCGGTTCCAAAAAACCGATAGAATTTGATGAAGCGAATCAAATCATGACAAATTTGGAACGGATGAGAAAATGGCGCGATCTGGCTTTATTTTCATGTGGTTTTGATACAATGTTGCGGGGTATCGATCTGCTCAGCCTGAAAGTTTCAGATGTGCAAAACATACATGGTGAAATCAAAAACAATCTCACTGTCAGGCAACACAAAACAGGTAATGGCGTTCTTGTTTGCCTAACAGAACATACACAGCGCGTCCTCAAAAAATGGATCAAATTAGCAAACCTCAGAGATACGGATTACCTCTTTTTCAGTGAGAGAGGAACACCAGACAAACCGATTACAACAGACCACCTTCGGCGTTTGGTAAAAGGTTGGGTCAAAGTCATTGGCCTTGATCCCAAAGAGTACAGTTCCCACAGTCTAAGACGAAGCAAAGTAAACATTCTCGATACAGGAGAAATCAGTGAGGTTACAGAAATTCGCGATCTCTTAGGCCATAAACACCTTTCATCTACTCAGCATTACCTGAAGAAAAATCTTCACAAAGCCCTTGAAGCTGCTAGACAGATTGAGCTTGGAAAGGAACTGGAAACCACCCCTGATATTGTTGCTATAAGAAAAGCTCTTCAAATTCTTTCATCTGCCTGTTTAGGAAATGTAAGGAGAAGTGAAAAAATTTTACCAACACAACTAAAAACCCTTGTAGACTTTCCATAG